GATGGTGAGGATCGTATCGAGGTTCACAGCACATGGCTGAGAAAGACCATCCGCCGGGCCGAGTGGGACTTCGACAGGGATATGACGGATGCGGGTCGTAACGGGGGCAACCGTGACCAAGCCTCGAATCGCATACGCCTCATCTCTGGAGAGCAGGACGACAGGTCGGCGGCCGGCTGGATGGGGAAGGTCCGCCCACCAGATTTCACCGCGCCTCACGACCAGGGTTCCTGTGTGAGTACGGTAGCGCCGAGTTGATGCGCTAGAGCGATCTCCTCATCCGTTTCCGGTTGCTGTCGGTACCCTTCGACATAACGTGTGACCGCTTTCTGCGCACGCTGCTGACTGAGGAGATGTTCGGCGGCCTGACGGAAGAACCCGCTGCGGGTCTCACCACGGGTTCTGCACTCGCCCTCGACCGCATGCAGGAGTTCTTCTGGCAGGCTGATGGCGATCTTGACGGTTTTGCTCATACGATATCTCTTCTCCGGAATACTAGCGTACTACTAAAGTATGAATTCTCAACATTCCGTTGTCAAGAGGAATAGCTCGATCAGGAACGCCTGGCTGTCCTGTAGCGGCAGGGCTCGGATCTCACGGAGCAAATCGCTGATCTCAGCGCGAAACGATCCACTACCACCCGCTTTGAGATCATTCCTGGGGTGCGCGTCTCAGGACGTAAAGGTCGTATTCATCAGCAATGGACTGATCACGGGCAAAGAGACGTTCACCACGAATCACCTCTGTCGCCACAAACGGATCAGCTTCGTCCAGCACTACCAGATCGATCCGTGGGCATTGTAGAAGCTCTTCCAGTGCCACGGTCAAGCGCACCTTTCTGTTGCAGCGCGTTCAGGCGTTCCTCCTTATCTCTCACTAGTCATTATCTCCCTCCCACCACGCCTAGATCGCCTCTCGCATCACGGTGCGGTAGAACCGTCCTCCTGCGGGAAAGCGATTGCCATTCTTCCTTGGTGTACACCAGCAGGTCCGTCGGCACTGCGAGTCATGCGTGTTAGCTGCCAACGGCGCTTTGCTCAGCCGCGCGTTGGATCGGTTGGCACTGCGCTCGAATGATTTTACGGAACTGCTCGGAGAGAGCTGACCAATCCAGTACATCCACTTTAAAAGGTAGGTCGGATTCGCTGAAGGCGTCGCGAATACGGCCCAACAGCGTGAACTCCAACGGCTGCTCTGTCACAATGACAAGATCAAGATCTGAAAAGCGTCGCGCGGTTCCCAGAATCCTTGAGCCGAATACCCAGACATCGTACTGCGGCACATGCTCATGCAGGATTGTTCTGACAATCTGCAGATGATCCTGGTCAAGATCAAGCATCATTTGTCTTCTTCCCGCATCTTTTCCAGCAGGGCTCGGGCGTCCTGGTAAAACTCGACGGCTTTGCTGTAGACCCTCTGGGCGACAACCCGATTGTAGGTGTGGGAACTCTCATTTCTGGCTTCATAATACCCAAACCATACCGAAGGGTCGGCTAGAAGCCCGATCCTGGCGGCTTCGCGAAATAGGTCCCGTTTCGTTCTGATCTCTGTCTCCGGTACCCCGACTGTGCGGAGCACGCGCTGGAGCAACTTCCACGACAGATCCATTGTGTACTCGAATCGTTGGATGACAGCATCACGCAGTTCTTCGTCATGGAGAGCGCCTTGAGCGCGCTGAATGGCCCGCCCTAGACTGCCCAGCGCATTGTCAAGCGGAGTAAAGTCCAGTGTCATGCCTACTCCAGATCACTATCGTAGCGTCTTCTAACCGTATTATGCCTTCGACAAATGCCCTTCCCCCACCCCATAGATCGCCTCTCGCATCACTGTGTGATAGAACTGTCCCTGCTTGGGAAGTGATCACCATTCCTGCTCCGCGTACACCAGCAGATCTGCCGGCGCCGGCTGTTCAGTGAGGTCCCACTCTTCGGATCGCTCGCGTTAAACCGCTACCTCAATCTTTCGGGAGCTCTCTGCCTGCCCAAGGTCTCTTCTCGTGTGCGTCAACCAGCGACCTGCTCGGCTTGGCATGGCGTTACTGTAACAGGGCTATAGGGAAAGAACAAGGATTAGGGAGAGGGAGCTGACGACTCATGCGCTTCACCGTCAGGGTGGGGTCGGTGAAGACCTGTGAGAAGGTCGCCGTGACGGACTGACTGGCGTTCATCGTCACCACGCAGGTCGTGGCGGTTCCGCGCCCCACCTACGCCCGGCAGAGGTCCAGTCCTAAGCGGGGACTCGGGTGGCAGCCTACGGTGACCTTCCGGAACCTGGTCCGGATTATGGGTCGATGCCGATCTAGAGGCGGCGGGCTTGCCCGCAAAGAGGCATGGGAAACAGTGCCTCACCGATGGTCGGCTCGCGTGGCTCAGGCGACCATGATAGCGATCCGGAA
This genomic stretch from Candidatus Methylomirabilis sp. harbors:
- a CDS encoding ribbon-helix-helix protein, CopG family, with protein sequence MSKTVKIAISLPEELLHAVEGECRTRGETRSGFFRQAAEHLLSQQRAQKAVTRYVEGYRQQPETDEEIALAHQLGATVLTQEPWS
- a CDS encoding nucleotidyltransferase substrate binding protein translates to MTLDFTPLDNALGSLGRAIQRAQGALHDEELRDAVIQRFEYTMDLSWKLLQRVLRTVGVPETEIRTKRDLFREAARIGLLADPSVWFGYYEARNESSHTYNRVVAQRVYSKAVEFYQDARALLEKMREEDK
- a CDS encoding nucleotidyltransferase domain-containing protein produces the protein MMLDLDQDHLQIVRTILHEHVPQYDVWVFGSRILGTARRFSDLDLVIVTEQPLEFTLLGRIRDAFSESDLPFKVDVLDWSALSEQFRKIIRAQCQPIQRAAEQSAVGS
- a CDS encoding type II toxin-antitoxin system PemK/MazF family toxin, with the protein product MRRGEIWWADLPHPAGRRPVVLLSRDEAYAIRGLVTVAPVTTRIRHIPVEVPLGPADGLSQPCAVNLDTILTIAKASLREHMTTLTTEKLGAVDAAIRFALALE